Proteins from a single region of Thunnus albacares chromosome 14, fThuAlb1.1, whole genome shotgun sequence:
- the LOC122997072 gene encoding carbonyl reductase [NADPH] 1-like yields the protein MSTKVAVVTGSNKGIGLAIVRALCKQFQGDVYVTARDAGRGEEAVQSLASEGLKAMFHQLDINDLNSIITAAAFFKDKYGGVDVLVNNAGIAFKAGDTAPFAVQAEVTLKTNFFATRDMLTHFLPIVKAGGRVVNVSSFVGSRTLSQCSPALQQRFRSEDITEEELVGLMQRFVDETKKDEHKQGGWPETAYGVSKTGLTTLSMILARRLSEKRPNDQILLNACCPGWVRTDMAGSKASKSPDEGAITPVYLALLPPGATEPHGKFVSDKEVQPW from the exons ATGTCTACCAAGGTTGCCGTGGTAACGGGCAGTAACAAGGGCATCGGTCTGGCCATCGTCCGAGCCCTCTGCAAGCAGTTCCAAGGAGACGTTTACGTCACCGCCAGAGACGC TGGTCGTGGTGAGGAAGCTGTTCAGTCTCTGGCCTCAGAGGGACTGAAGGCCATGTTTCACCAGCTGGACATCAACGACCTGAACAGCATCATCACCGCTGCTGCTTTCTTCAAAGACAAGTATGGAGGAGTGGACGTCCTCGTCAATAACGCCGGGATAGCGTTCAAAG CGGGAGACACAGCTCCATTTGCGGTCCAGGCGGAGGTCACCCTCAAGACAAACTTCTTCGCCACCAGAGACATGTTGACTCACTTCCTGCCGATTGTTAAAGCTGGAG gtCGTGTGGTGAACGTTTCCAGCTTTGTCGGCTCCCGTACGTTGAGCCAGTGCAGCCCGGCTCTCCAGCAGCGTTTCCGCAGCGAGGACatcacagaggaggagctggtgGGATTGATGCAGCGATTCGTGGATGAGACGAAGAAAGACGAACACAAGCAGGGCGGCTGGCCTGAGACAGCGTACGGAGTGTCCAAGACTGGACTGACG aCTCTGTCCATGATCCTGGCTCGCCGTCTGTCTGAGAAGAGACCAAATGATCAG atCTTGCTGAATGCCTGCTGTCCAGGCTGGGTACGCACTGACATGGCCGGCTCGAAAGCCTCCAAGTCACCAGACGAGGGCGCTATAACTCCGGTCTACCTGGCCCTGCTGCCGCCTGGAGCCACAGAGCCTCATGGAAAGTTTGTCTCTGATAAAGAAGTGCAGCCGTGGTGA
- the cbr1 gene encoding carbonyl reductase [NADPH] 1 isoform X1 — MLRKTLSSFPPLFLPFCFAASPAQLQPTPEDQSKTAMSTKVAVVTGSNKGIGLAIVRALCKQFQGDVYLTARDIGRGQEAVKSLDSEGLKAKFHQLDINDLNSIITAAAFFKDKYGGVDVLVNNAGIAFKVADTTPFAVQAEVTLKTNFFATRDMLTHFLPIVKAGGRVVNVSSFVGSRTLNNCSPALQQRFRSEDITEEELVGLMQRFVDQTKKGEHKQGGWPETAYGVSKTGLTALSMILARRLSEKRPNDQILLNACCPGWVRTDMAGPKATKSPDEGAITPVYLALLPPGATEPHGKFVSEKEVQPW, encoded by the exons ATGCTGCGCAAAACTCTCTCCagctttcctcctctttttctcccatTTTGCTTTGCAGCTTCACCCGCGCAGCTTCAACCAACACCAGAAGACCAGTCTAAA acagCCATGTCTACCAAGGTTGCCGTGGTGACGGGCAGTAACAAGGGCATCGGTCTGGCCATCGTCCGAGCCCTCTGCAAGCAGTTCCAAGGAGACGTTTACCTCACTGCCAGAGACAT CGGTCGTGGTCAGGAGGCTGTGAAGTCTCTGGACTCAGAGGGACTGAAGGCCAAGTTTCACCAGCTGGACATCAACGACCTGAACAGCATCATCACCGCTGCTGCTTTCTTCAAAGACAAGTATGGAGGAGTGGACGTCCTCGTCAATAACGCCGGGATAGCGTTCAAAG TGGCAGACACAACTCCATTTGCGGTCCAGGCAGAGGTCACCCTCAAGACAAACTTCTTCGCCACCAGAGACATGTTGACTCACTTCCTGCCGATCGTTAAAGCTGGAG gtcGTGTGGTGAACGTTTCCAGCTTTGTCGGCTCCCGTACGTTGAACAATTGCAGCCCGGCTCTCCAGCAGCGTTTCCGCAGCGAGGACatcacagaggaggagctggtgGGATTGATGCAGCGATTCGTGGACCAGACTAAGAAAGGCGAACACAAGCAGGGCGGCTGGCCTGAGACAGCGTACGGAGTGTCCAAGACTGGACTGACG gCTCTGTCCATGATCCTGGCTCGCCGTCTGTCTGAGAAGAGACCAAATGATCAG atcTTGCTGAATGCCTGCTGTCCAGGCTGGGTGCGCACTGACATGGCCGGTCCAAAAGCTACCAAGTCACCAGACGAGGGCGCTATAACTCCGGTCTACCTGGCCCTGCTGCCACCTGGAGCCACAGAGCCTCATGGGAAGTTTGTCTCTGAAAAAGAAGTGCAGCCGTGGTGA
- the cbr1 gene encoding carbonyl reductase [NADPH] 1 isoform X2, whose protein sequence is MSTKVAVVTGSNKGIGLAIVRALCKQFQGDVYLTARDIGRGQEAVKSLDSEGLKAKFHQLDINDLNSIITAAAFFKDKYGGVDVLVNNAGIAFKVADTTPFAVQAEVTLKTNFFATRDMLTHFLPIVKAGGRVVNVSSFVGSRTLNNCSPALQQRFRSEDITEEELVGLMQRFVDQTKKGEHKQGGWPETAYGVSKTGLTALSMILARRLSEKRPNDQILLNACCPGWVRTDMAGPKATKSPDEGAITPVYLALLPPGATEPHGKFVSEKEVQPW, encoded by the exons ATGTCTACCAAGGTTGCCGTGGTGACGGGCAGTAACAAGGGCATCGGTCTGGCCATCGTCCGAGCCCTCTGCAAGCAGTTCCAAGGAGACGTTTACCTCACTGCCAGAGACAT CGGTCGTGGTCAGGAGGCTGTGAAGTCTCTGGACTCAGAGGGACTGAAGGCCAAGTTTCACCAGCTGGACATCAACGACCTGAACAGCATCATCACCGCTGCTGCTTTCTTCAAAGACAAGTATGGAGGAGTGGACGTCCTCGTCAATAACGCCGGGATAGCGTTCAAAG TGGCAGACACAACTCCATTTGCGGTCCAGGCAGAGGTCACCCTCAAGACAAACTTCTTCGCCACCAGAGACATGTTGACTCACTTCCTGCCGATCGTTAAAGCTGGAG gtcGTGTGGTGAACGTTTCCAGCTTTGTCGGCTCCCGTACGTTGAACAATTGCAGCCCGGCTCTCCAGCAGCGTTTCCGCAGCGAGGACatcacagaggaggagctggtgGGATTGATGCAGCGATTCGTGGACCAGACTAAGAAAGGCGAACACAAGCAGGGCGGCTGGCCTGAGACAGCGTACGGAGTGTCCAAGACTGGACTGACG gCTCTGTCCATGATCCTGGCTCGCCGTCTGTCTGAGAAGAGACCAAATGATCAG atcTTGCTGAATGCCTGCTGTCCAGGCTGGGTGCGCACTGACATGGCCGGTCCAAAAGCTACCAAGTCACCAGACGAGGGCGCTATAACTCCGGTCTACCTGGCCCTGCTGCCACCTGGAGCCACAGAGCCTCATGGGAAGTTTGTCTCTGAAAAAGAAGTGCAGCCGTGGTGA